From a single Sphingobium sp. genomic region:
- a CDS encoding serine hydrolase domain-containing protein has product MSISFARRALISATITFLAGPPAMAESPSRLPEPAQVRVDFSATAITAHSATGEAGVVGRPVTINDPARVASISKLVGALAVMRLVDQRRIDLDRDINDYLGYSIRNPAFPDRKITLRHLLAHTSGIRDNIDYLIPLDGKLATVLANPDAWNPIHEPGDYFSYANLNSPVIAATIEAATRERFDRIVAKQVLAPLRLDACFNWGSGCSPQRRSQAVTLLRTNGDLARDAAIQGADPCPVLAASDGSCDLGRYRIGENGSSFSPQGGLRISAQGLSKIGQVLINGGRPLLSSKAFAEMTKMQWRFNGANGDDDRGYFNAYGLGVHIHQDSKGTRWIGHVGEAYALRAGLWVNPKTRRGFAQFVTMVPAETPVGHCLETCP; this is encoded by the coding sequence TCGATTTCAGCGCGACGGCAATCACCGCACATTCTGCGACAGGCGAAGCCGGCGTTGTCGGACGACCCGTGACCATCAACGATCCGGCGCGCGTTGCATCAATCTCGAAACTGGTGGGTGCCTTGGCGGTAATGCGGTTGGTCGATCAGAGGCGTATCGATCTTGATCGCGATATAAACGACTATTTGGGTTACAGTATCCGCAACCCGGCCTTTCCCGACCGCAAGATCACGCTGCGCCATTTGCTGGCGCACACATCGGGCATACGCGACAACATCGATTATCTGATCCCGCTTGATGGCAAGCTCGCAACCGTTCTCGCAAATCCCGACGCATGGAACCCGATCCATGAACCGGGCGACTATTTCAGCTATGCCAACCTCAATTCGCCGGTCATCGCGGCGACCATAGAAGCGGCCACGCGCGAGCGGTTTGACCGCATTGTCGCAAAGCAGGTACTGGCCCCGCTAAGGCTAGACGCCTGCTTCAATTGGGGCTCGGGCTGTTCTCCGCAAAGGCGGAGCCAAGCAGTCACCTTGCTGCGGACCAATGGCGATCTTGCTCGTGATGCGGCAATTCAGGGTGCCGATCCTTGCCCTGTGCTTGCAGCTAGTGATGGCAGCTGCGATCTTGGTCGTTACCGGATAGGAGAAAATGGCTCATCCTTCAGCCCGCAGGGCGGCCTGCGGATTTCAGCTCAGGGCTTGTCCAAGATCGGGCAGGTGCTGATCAATGGCGGTCGTCCGCTTTTGTCGAGCAAGGCCTTTGCCGAAATGACAAAGATGCAATGGCGGTTCAATGGCGCCAACGGGGACGATGATCGCGGCTATTTCAACGCCTATGGCCTTGGCGTGCACATCCACCAGGATAGCAAGGGCACGCGATGGATCGGCCATGTAGGTGAGGCCTATGCCTTGCGCGCCGGCCTTTGGGTCAACCCGAAGACGCGGCGCGGCTTTGCCCAGTTTGTGACGATGGTCCCAGCGGAAACGCCGGTTGGCCATTGCCTTGAAACCTGCCCTTAG
- a CDS encoding HNH endonuclease, protein MARKQRWEDADEAADEAVVVQTCWLCSRTIGETVEWHHPIPKSRGGRSREPIHPICHRTIHANFTNSELERRYSTAVALLGHTEIRRFVDWVANKDPDFYVPTKDRR, encoded by the coding sequence ATGGCCCGGAAACAGAGATGGGAGGATGCCGATGAAGCGGCGGATGAGGCAGTGGTCGTGCAGACCTGCTGGCTATGCAGCCGCACGATCGGTGAAACCGTCGAATGGCATCATCCGATACCGAAGAGCAGGGGTGGGCGGTCACGCGAGCCGATCCACCCGATCTGCCACCGGACAATCCACGCCAATTTCACCAACAGCGAACTGGAACGGCGCTATTCAACGGCAGTGGCATTGCTCGGCCATACCGAAATCCGCCGTTTCGTCGATTGGGTCGCGAACAAGGATCCGGATTTCTACGTGCCGACCAAAGACCGACGGTGA
- a CDS encoding YdcH family protein, whose translation MSERDFRLLQYHQKLDDELRSEIRRAWPSFDRIQRLKRMKLAVKDKLQHVVTKGRKRPEPA comes from the coding sequence ATGTCGGAACGCGATTTCCGTCTATTGCAATATCACCAGAAACTCGATGATGAGCTGCGGTCTGAAATCCGGCGCGCTTGGCCCAGCTTTGACCGCATCCAGCGATTGAAGCGTATGAAGCTCGCCGTAAAGGACAAGCTGCAACACGTCGTGACAAAAGGCCGAAAGCGCCCTGAGCCCGCCTGA